The genomic segment GCGGCTTCAGTACGCTTATTCTCATTCTCTTTCTGCTGCGCGCTGAGCGTCATTTTGTACGCTGTGATTTCCTTGTCCCTTTTTTCGATATCACTTCGGGTTGGGGAATCATCGACCCACTCGTTTCCGCCCCAGATGGTTTTGTTCCCGAAGGAACTCCATGCAGGCGGGGTACCATGAAAGACATCGACACGTGGAGGGTTTACATAAATATCAACGGCCATAATTTCATGGCCATCTGAATCATACCCCAGCGATTCTGCACCGGGATTTGTAATACGTACAGGGTCAGACATTCGGTATCTCCTTCATCCGCTGAGGAAAACAAATGAATTAACTGCTTACGTATGTGGATACATATACAGTATTAATTTATTAAGGAGAAAATGGCATGTCAAGATTTAATGATAGTGATTATCATTAACATGAAGTGATTTTACGTCTGGATAACGTAAATGATTGCGGTATACAGGCCAGGCGGTCAGATTTTCAGCCGTGCCTGTTCCTGCAGCAGTTCCAGATGATATGCAGCAATAGCGTTTACCACCCCTGCCGTCATCCGTGCGTCGGCGATCGCTGAGTGTGCCTGCCCTTCCCAGGTCAGTCCGGCCTGGCTGGCAGCACAGGCCAGTGAAATCGTGCCATAGCGGTTGGTGGCCCCATAATATCCTGCAGCCAGCTCCATCGCACAATATACCGTCAGTTCTTCCAGCCAGTCAGCCGGATCGCTATGTGCGGCAGCAGTCTGTTTCAGAATGCGGATGTCGAACCGGGCATTAAAGATAATTACTGGTCGGTCCCCGATTGCATGACGCAGTTGCCGCGCCACATCTGTCCATGATGGTGCGCCGCAGAGAGCCTGCTCGCTGATACCATGCACAGCGGCGGCCTGCGCCCCGATGGCGACCGTGGGCTTCAGCCTGGTTTCAAATACCACCTGACCGGACGCATCGGTCAGGCCGATTTCCAGAGCTTCCGCGGTATTGTCCAGTCCTGTCGTTTCAGTATCCAGAAAGAGCGGTGCCAGACTCAGCCAGTCATATGCCTGCCGTGCCATCCGGCCACTGGTGCTGTTAAGTCTGGATAAAACGGAAAGTCGCTGGCCAGCCAGAAGTTGTTTACTCGTCAGTGGGCGTTTCTCACGCATCGGAACACAGTCTGCAATTCGGTATACAGCGAACCTGCCACCATAAGTGTTTTTATACCACTTAACCGGCTCAGCACCGGGGGCTGGCTTCATTCTGAATTCATCGCGCAGCCGTTCTTTCGAGAAACACCTGTCTTCGGCAATCGCCTGCGCACGTCTGGTGGCCAGCTCATCATTATTCATGGTTCTTGCATCTCCGTCAGACCTTTTTATATCCGGACAGCCCCTCTATGGCCACTTCTGTGCAGTATGCAATACACGCAGGATATACACTTTTCCCCACTGGCTGTCGACCTCATAAACCAGAACAAAATGCGGGTGAATAACCAGTTCCCGGGTACCTTCCACACGACCGTTGCGGCCTTTATACGGCTGCCCGGCCAGGCTGCTGGCTGAATAACCAATCCGTTCGTCCAGTTCAATGGCGGCCATCAGGTTCTGCTCCGCAATGTACTCACGAATGCGCTTCCTGTCCTGGCTGGCCAGCATGGTCCAGAATATCTCCATCATTTACCGGCGACTTTCCTGCTCATTTCATCCCGCCATGCAGCAGCGGAAGATTCGACCATGTCATGGGGAAGCACATCGCCGCGCTCGAGTTGCTGACGTCCTGCCTCAACCTGGTCACGGAACCAGGTATTATGCTGCCGTTCCACGGTCTGGCGCATAAAATCCCGGATTAACTGAGAGCCATTACGGTCCATGCTTTTTGCAGCGGCCATAAAAGCATCCTTCAGTTCAGCGTCAATTCTTAAACTCATATTAACCTGTGCCATTTATCACCTCGTCATTACTACGTATATACACAGTATATAACGATTCAGATATCGTCACCAGAATATGCCGCGTCAGCGGCATGGAAGGCGGCACTCTGTTGTTGCATATGACACAGGAGTAAAACCGCCGAAGCCCGGCGTAAGCCGGTACGGACTGATAGATTTCACCTTACCCAT from the Escherichia coli DSM 30083 = JCM 1649 = ATCC 11775 genome contains:
- a CDS encoding 3'-5' exonuclease gives rise to the protein MNNDELATRRAQAIAEDRCFSKERLRDEFRMKPAPGAEPVKWYKNTYGGRFAVYRIADCVPMREKRPLTSKQLLAGQRLSVLSRLNSTSGRMARQAYDWLSLAPLFLDTETTGLDNTAEALEIGLTDASGQVVFETRLKPTVAIGAQAAAVHGISEQALCGAPSWTDVARQLRHAIGDRPVIIFNARFDIRILKQTAAAHSDPADWLEELTVYCAMELAAGYYGATNRYGTISLACAASQAGLTWEGQAHSAIADARMTAGVVNAIAAYHLELLQEQARLKI
- the yacB gene encoding type II toxin-antitoxin system toxin YacB, giving the protein MEIFWTMLASQDRKRIREYIAEQNLMAAIELDERIGYSASSLAGQPYKGRNGRVEGTRELVIHPHFVLVYEVDSQWGKVYILRVLHTAQKWP
- the yacA gene encoding type II toxin-antitoxin system antitoxin YacA, which encodes MAQVNMSLRIDAELKDAFMAAAKSMDRNGSQLIRDFMRQTVERQHNTWFRDQVEAGRQQLERGDVLPHDMVESSAAAWRDEMSRKVAGK